In Schlegelella aquatica, one DNA window encodes the following:
- a CDS encoding DUF2059 domain-containing protein: protein MIRIRHLLLATALSALALGAHAAETKKELVQRLLELQQPAVDGIARNLASQPANQLMAEAARVLPQVPEAKRQQAARNIEAEVKKYLDETTPLIRDRAVKLLPTTLGAALEQKMTEDELKQVIAWLESPAYRKYQEVLPEVQQSLLQKLVDETKPTVEPKIRQLQAAMRKHLGLPDSPPAAGSGASADKPKK, encoded by the coding sequence ATGATCCGAATTCGCCATCTTCTCCTCGCCACCGCCCTTTCCGCCCTGGCGCTCGGCGCCCACGCCGCCGAGACCAAGAAGGAACTCGTGCAGCGGCTGCTGGAACTGCAGCAGCCCGCGGTGGACGGTATCGCTCGCAACCTCGCGAGCCAGCCGGCCAACCAGTTGATGGCCGAAGCCGCCCGCGTGCTGCCCCAGGTGCCGGAGGCCAAGCGGCAGCAGGCCGCCAGGAACATCGAGGCCGAGGTCAAGAAGTACCTGGACGAGACCACGCCCCTGATCCGCGATCGCGCCGTCAAGCTGCTGCCCACCACGCTGGGCGCCGCGCTCGAACAGAAGATGACCGAAGACGAGCTCAAGCAGGTCATCGCCTGGTTGGAGTCGCCGGCCTATCGCAAGTACCAGGAAGTGCTGCCGGAGGTCCAGCAAAGCCTGCTGCAGAAGCTGGTGGACGAGACCAAGCCGACGGTCGAGCCCAAGATCCGCCAACTGCAAGCGGCCATGCGCAAACACCTGGGCCTGCCCGACAGCCCGCCGGCCGCCGGTTCGGGGGCATCCGCCGACAAACCCAAGAAGTGA
- the serC gene encoding 3-phosphoserine/phosphohydroxythreonine transaminase — MERRPYNFSAGPAALPEEVLRQAAAEMLDWHGSGMGVMEMSHRGREFGAIIAQAEADLRELLAVPAHFKVLFMQGGGIGENAIVPLNLSRGGVVDFVVTGSWSAKSYKEAQRYCEARLAASNESDKHTSLPSPAQWRLSPEASYVHICSNETIHGVEFHELPDLAALGSRAPLVIDCSSHILSRPIDWSRVGLAFAGAQKNIGPAGLTIVIVREDLLGHALPVCPSAFDYRIVADNGSMYNTPPTYAIYIAGLVFQWLKRQGGVAEMERRAVAKAALLYGHIDGSGYYVNNVAPGCRSRMNVPFFLPDDRLNEAFLAGAKERGLLQLKGHKSVGGMRASLYNAMPVEGVQALVDYMREFAAAHG, encoded by the coding sequence ATGGAGCGCCGTCCCTACAACTTCTCCGCTGGCCCGGCCGCATTGCCCGAGGAGGTGCTGCGACAAGCCGCGGCCGAGATGCTCGACTGGCATGGCAGCGGCATGGGCGTGATGGAGATGAGCCACCGGGGCCGGGAGTTCGGCGCCATCATCGCCCAGGCCGAGGCCGACTTGCGCGAACTGCTGGCAGTGCCCGCGCACTTCAAGGTGCTCTTCATGCAAGGCGGCGGGATCGGCGAGAACGCGATCGTGCCGCTCAACCTCTCGCGCGGGGGCGTGGTGGACTTCGTCGTCACCGGCTCCTGGTCGGCCAAGTCGTACAAGGAGGCGCAGCGCTATTGCGAGGCCCGGCTCGCCGCAAGCAACGAGTCCGACAAGCACACCTCGCTGCCCTCGCCGGCCCAATGGCGGCTGAGCCCGGAGGCCTCGTACGTGCACATCTGCAGCAACGAGACGATCCACGGCGTGGAGTTCCACGAACTGCCCGACCTGGCCGCGCTGGGCAGCCGAGCGCCGCTGGTGATCGACTGTTCCTCGCACATCCTCTCGCGGCCGATCGACTGGTCGCGCGTGGGGCTGGCCTTTGCGGGCGCACAGAAGAACATCGGCCCGGCCGGGCTCACGATCGTGATCGTGCGCGAGGACCTGCTCGGCCACGCCCTGCCGGTCTGCCCCTCGGCCTTCGACTACCGCATCGTGGCCGACAACGGCTCGATGTACAACACGCCGCCGACCTACGCCATCTACATCGCGGGCCTGGTGTTCCAGTGGCTCAAGCGCCAAGGCGGTGTGGCCGAGATGGAGCGGCGCGCCGTCGCGAAGGCCGCACTCCTCTACGGGCACATCGACGGCTCGGGCTACTACGTCAACAACGTGGCCCCAGGCTGCCGCTCGCGCATGAACGTGCCGTTCTTCCTGCCGGACGATCGCTTGAACGAGGCCTTCCTCGCCGGCGCCAAGGAGCGCGGGCTCCTGCAGCTCAAAGGCCACAAGAGCGTGGGCGGCATGCGCGCCAGCCTCTACAACGCCATGCCGGTCGAGGGTGTGCAAGCGCTGGTGGACTACATGCGAGAATTTGCGGCTGCTCATGGCTGA
- the pheA gene encoding prephenate dehydratase, which produces MADTPLPPSVPALDDDLLALRRQIDAVDRELLALLNKRASLAQAVGEIKKKEGSVVFRPEREAQVIDGLKAVNQGPLKTESVAPIWREIMSACRALETPTRVAYLGPAGTFSELAALGFFGSSIVRVPCASIDEVFRTTTAGAADFGVVPVENSTEGVVARSLDLFLTTPLFIIGETSLYVRHNLLRKHNGLEGIAAVCAHPQALAQCHLWLSNHLPQVERRPVASNAEGARLASEDPSLAAIASERAASEYGLHVVAPAIQDDPHNRTRFAIVTHPDRHPQPKASGHDCTSLVVSVVNRPGAVHDMLVPLKQYGVSMTRFESRPARSGQWEYYFYIDIQGHPDQPHVAQALKELRDACAFFKLLGTYPVDVH; this is translated from the coding sequence ATGGCTGATACGCCCCTGCCCCCTTCCGTGCCGGCCCTCGACGACGATCTCCTCGCGCTGCGCCGCCAGATCGACGCCGTCGACCGCGAACTGCTGGCGCTGCTCAACAAGCGCGCCTCGCTCGCCCAGGCGGTCGGAGAGATCAAGAAGAAGGAGGGCTCGGTCGTCTTTCGCCCCGAGCGCGAGGCCCAGGTCATCGACGGGCTGAAGGCGGTGAACCAGGGGCCGCTGAAGACGGAGTCGGTCGCTCCGATCTGGCGCGAGATCATGTCGGCGTGCCGCGCACTCGAGACCCCCACGCGCGTCGCCTACCTGGGGCCCGCGGGCACCTTCAGCGAGCTGGCCGCGCTCGGCTTCTTCGGCTCGTCCATCGTGCGGGTGCCTTGTGCCAGCATCGACGAGGTGTTCCGCACCACCACGGCGGGTGCGGCGGACTTCGGCGTCGTGCCGGTGGAGAACTCCACCGAGGGCGTGGTGGCCCGCTCGCTCGACCTGTTCCTCACCACGCCGCTCTTCATCATCGGCGAGACGAGCCTGTACGTGCGCCACAACCTGCTGCGCAAGCACAATGGGCTGGAGGGCATCGCCGCCGTGTGCGCCCACCCGCAGGCCTTGGCGCAGTGCCACCTGTGGCTGAGCAACCATCTGCCGCAGGTGGAGCGCCGCCCCGTGGCGAGCAACGCCGAGGGCGCGCGCCTGGCCAGCGAGGACCCGAGCCTGGCCGCCATCGCGAGCGAACGTGCGGCCAGCGAATACGGCCTGCATGTCGTGGCGCCCGCGATCCAGGACGACCCGCACAACCGCACGCGCTTCGCCATCGTGACGCACCCCGACCGCCATCCGCAACCGAAGGCGTCGGGCCACGACTGCACGAGTCTGGTGGTGTCGGTCGTGAACCGCCCGGGCGCCGTGCACGACATGCTGGTGCCGCTCAAGCAGTACGGGGTGTCGATGACGCGCTTCGAGTCCCGCCCGGCGCGCTCCGGCCAGTGGGAGTACTACTTCTACATCGACATCCAGGGCCATCCGGACCAGCCGCACGTGGCGCAGGCGCTCAAGGAGCTGCGAGACGCGTGCGCCTTCTTCAAGCTGCTGGGCACCTATCCGGTGGATGTGCACTGA
- a CDS encoding prephenate dehydrogenase, whose protein sequence is MFNQLAVIGCGLMGGSFALALKRAGLVRRVIGYSKSPSTTEKAKRLGVIDTAAESALLAVSGSDIVLISVPVAASEATFKAIRHLVEPGVLFMDVGSTKRDVVDAARRVLKDRVASFVPAHPIAGKEVAGVEHADAMLYAGRQVILTPLAQTDPQLVQKATDVWAAIGCQVLKMSPENHDAAFAAVSHLPHLLAFAYFSSIAKQPAGKDFLSLAGPGFRDFTRIAASDPAVWRDILLANREEVLKQSMRFRHTLDALEHVIRSGNAEALEDLIRSASEARAGWQMNTPKPGALR, encoded by the coding sequence ATGTTCAACCAACTCGCGGTCATCGGCTGTGGCCTCATGGGCGGCTCCTTCGCGCTGGCGCTCAAGCGCGCGGGCCTGGTGCGACGGGTCATCGGCTACAGCAAGTCCCCCTCCACCACCGAGAAGGCCAAGCGCCTGGGCGTGATCGACACCGCGGCCGAGTCGGCCCTGCTGGCCGTCAGCGGCTCGGACATCGTGCTGATCTCCGTCCCCGTGGCGGCGAGCGAAGCCACCTTCAAGGCCATCCGCCACCTGGTGGAGCCCGGCGTGCTGTTCATGGACGTGGGCTCGACCAAGCGGGACGTGGTCGATGCGGCCCGCCGGGTGTTGAAGGACCGCGTCGCGTCCTTCGTGCCGGCGCATCCGATCGCGGGCAAGGAGGTGGCCGGCGTCGAACACGCCGATGCGATGCTCTACGCCGGCCGGCAGGTGATCCTCACGCCGCTGGCGCAAACCGACCCGCAGCTGGTGCAAAAGGCCACCGATGTATGGGCGGCCATCGGCTGCCAGGTGCTCAAGATGAGCCCCGAGAACCACGATGCGGCCTTCGCCGCCGTGAGCCACCTGCCCCACCTGCTGGCGTTCGCCTACTTCAGCTCGATCGCCAAGCAGCCGGCGGGCAAGGACTTTCTCTCGCTGGCGGGCCCCGGTTTTCGTGACTTCACGCGCATCGCGGCGAGCGACCCGGCCGTCTGGCGCGACATCCTGCTCGCCAACCGCGAGGAAGTCCTCAAGCAGTCGATGCGCTTCCGGCACACGCTCGATGCGCTCGAGCATGTCATCCGCAGCGGCAATGCCGAGGCGCTGGAAGATCTGATCCGCAGTGCCTCGGAAGCGCGCGCGGGCTGGCAGATGAACACGCCCAAGCCCGGCGCGCTGCGCTGA
- a CDS encoding bifunctional 3-phosphoshikimate 1-carboxyvinyltransferase/cytidylate kinase: MYAIPFLDLPPLRAASGTVRLPGSKSISNRVLLLAGLSEGTTRIHDLLDSDDTRVMIEALRTLGCEVRREGVECVVTGLGGRLHTREASLFLGNAGTAMRPLAAALSLLAAQEGGRFEVSGVARMHERPIGDLVDALSQIGCDIEYLGQEGYPPLRLAGGALRIDAPIRVRGDVSSQFLTALLLALPLASAGREITVEVQGELISKPYVEITLNLLRRFGIEVARDGWQRFVVPADSRYRSPGEIHVEGDASSASYFVALGALAATEAAPVRIEGVGEGSIQGDIRFVEAAEAMGARVRRGPNCLEVSRGAWPLRAIDLDCNHIPDAAMTLAVMALYADGPCTLRNIASWRVKETDRIAAMAAECAKLGAQVEEGADWLRITPPQHWKPAAIHTYDDHRVAMCFSLAAFNPLAGQRVPVRILDPKCVAKTFPDYFETFFAVVQADASDVPVITIDGPTASGKGTLASRVAAALGYHYLDSGALYRSAALAALHAHADLADEDAVAAVAAQLPLRFDPPRILLAGEDITERIRHEEIGLAASRISAYPAVRRALHALQLSFRRAPGLVADGRDMGTVVFPDAALKVFLTAPAATRAERRHKQLISQGFSANIDHLRQDLESRDERDRNRATAPLKPAEDARSLDNSALSIEASVQQVLAWWQARRPF, from the coding sequence ATGTACGCGATCCCGTTCCTCGACCTGCCGCCGCTGCGCGCGGCCTCCGGCACCGTCCGTCTGCCGGGCTCCAAGAGCATCTCCAACCGCGTGCTGCTGCTCGCCGGGTTGAGCGAGGGCACCACACGCATCCACGACCTGCTCGACTCGGACGACACGCGGGTGATGATCGAAGCCCTGCGCACGCTCGGCTGCGAGGTGCGGCGGGAGGGCGTCGAGTGCGTCGTCACCGGGCTGGGCGGGCGCCTGCACACGCGCGAGGCCTCGCTCTTCCTCGGCAATGCCGGCACGGCGATGCGCCCCTTGGCCGCCGCGTTGTCGCTGCTGGCCGCGCAGGAGGGCGGCCGCTTCGAGGTGAGCGGTGTGGCCCGGATGCACGAGCGCCCCATCGGCGATCTGGTCGACGCGCTGAGCCAGATCGGCTGCGACATCGAGTATCTGGGGCAGGAAGGCTATCCGCCCTTGCGCCTGGCGGGCGGGGCGCTGCGTATCGACGCGCCGATCCGGGTGCGCGGCGATGTCTCCAGCCAGTTCCTCACCGCCTTGCTGCTCGCCCTGCCCCTGGCCAGCGCCGGGCGCGAGATCACCGTCGAGGTGCAGGGCGAACTCATCTCCAAGCCCTACGTGGAGATCACGCTCAACCTGCTGCGCCGCTTCGGCATCGAGGTGGCCCGCGACGGCTGGCAGCGCTTCGTCGTCCCCGCGGACAGCCGCTACCGTTCGCCGGGCGAGATCCATGTGGAGGGCGACGCCTCCTCGGCATCGTACTTCGTGGCCCTCGGCGCGCTGGCAGCCACGGAAGCTGCGCCCGTGCGCATCGAGGGCGTCGGCGAGGGCTCCATCCAGGGCGACATCCGCTTCGTCGAGGCTGCCGAGGCGATGGGCGCGCGCGTGCGGCGCGGGCCCAACTGCCTGGAAGTGTCGCGCGGTGCCTGGCCGCTGCGTGCGATCGACCTCGACTGCAACCACATCCCGGACGCAGCGATGACGCTGGCCGTCATGGCGCTCTACGCCGACGGGCCTTGCACGCTGCGCAACATCGCAAGCTGGCGCGTCAAGGAGACCGACCGCATCGCCGCGATGGCCGCCGAGTGCGCCAAGCTCGGCGCTCAGGTCGAAGAAGGCGCGGACTGGCTGCGTATCACCCCGCCGCAGCACTGGAAGCCCGCGGCCATCCACACCTACGACGATCATCGGGTGGCGATGTGCTTCTCGCTCGCGGCCTTCAACCCCTTGGCCGGGCAGCGCGTGCCGGTGCGCATCCTCGACCCCAAGTGCGTGGCCAAGACCTTCCCGGACTACTTCGAGACCTTCTTCGCCGTCGTGCAGGCGGACGCGTCCGACGTGCCGGTCATCACCATCGACGGGCCGACGGCGTCGGGCAAAGGCACGCTCGCCAGCCGGGTGGCGGCTGCCTTGGGCTACCACTACCTCGACTCGGGTGCCCTTTACCGAAGCGCGGCACTGGCGGCGCTGCACGCGCACGCGGACCTGGCGGACGAGGACGCGGTCGCGGCCGTTGCGGCCCAGCTCCCCCTGCGCTTCGATCCCCCCCGCATCCTCTTGGCCGGCGAGGACATCACCGAGCGCATCCGACACGAGGAGATCGGCCTGGCGGCCTCGCGCATCTCCGCGTACCCCGCGGTGCGCCGGGCGCTGCACGCGTTGCAGCTCTCGTTCCGGCGGGCCCCCGGTCTGGTGGCCGACGGACGCGACATGGGCACTGTCGTCTTCCCCGACGCCGCCCTCAAGGTCTTCCTGACCGCCCCAGCCGCCACGCGCGCCGAGCGCCGGCATAAGCAATTGATTTCTCAGGGGTTTTCGGCTAACATCGACCACCTTCGCCAGGATTTGGAGTCGCGCGACGAGCGGGATCGCAACCGCGCCACCGCACCGCTCAAACCTGCCGAAGACGCGAGGTCGCTGGACAACTCCGCGCTCAGCATCGAGGCTTCGGTGCAGCAGGTGCTGGCCTGGTGGCAGGCGCGTCGGCCGTTCTGA
- the rpsA gene encoding 30S ribosomal protein S1 has translation MSQTQTATQGSESFAALFEESLKRGEMRSGEVITAEVVRIDYNYVVVNAGLKSEAYIPIDEFRNDQGELEVQVGDFVSVAIESLENGYGDTILSRDKAKRLASWLQLERALESGDFVTGTVSGKVKGGLTVLVNGIRAFLPGSLIDTRPVKDMTPYEGKTMEFKVIKLDRKRNNVVLSRRAVIEASMGEERAKLLETLQEGAIVHGVVKNITEYGAFVDLGGIDGLLHITDMAWRRVRHPSEVVQVGQELTAKVLKFDAEKNRVSLGLKQMGDDPWVGVSRRYPAGTRLFGKVTNIADYGAFVEIEPGIEGLVHVSEMDWTNKNVAPSKVVTLGEEVEVMVLEIDEDKRRISLGMKQCKPNPWEEFAQNFKRGDRVKGPIKSITDFGVFVGLASGIDGLVHLSDLSWNEPGESAVRNYKKGQEVEAVVLGIDVERERISLGIKQLDADPFSNYTAVHDRGATVTGTVKTVDARGAEIQLADDVTGYLRASEISRERVEDARNVLKEGDQVTAMIINIDRKARSIQLSIKAKDNADQQEALQRLSADRETAGTTSLGALLKAKLSGDQQNNG, from the coding sequence ATGTCTCAAACCCAAACCGCCACCCAAGGGTCGGAGTCCTTTGCCGCCCTGTTCGAGGAATCGCTCAAGCGCGGTGAAATGCGCTCCGGTGAGGTGATCACCGCCGAAGTCGTGCGCATCGACTACAACTACGTGGTGGTGAACGCCGGCCTCAAGTCCGAGGCGTACATCCCGATCGACGAGTTCCGCAACGACCAGGGCGAGTTGGAAGTCCAGGTCGGCGACTTCGTCTCGGTGGCGATCGAGTCGCTCGAGAACGGCTACGGCGACACCATCCTGTCGCGTGACAAGGCCAAGCGTCTGGCTTCGTGGCTGCAGCTCGAGCGCGCGCTCGAATCCGGCGATTTCGTCACCGGCACCGTCTCCGGCAAGGTCAAGGGCGGCCTGACCGTCCTCGTCAACGGCATCCGCGCCTTCCTGCCCGGCTCGCTCATCGACACCCGCCCCGTCAAGGACATGACGCCTTACGAGGGCAAGACGATGGAGTTCAAGGTCATCAAGCTCGACCGCAAGCGCAACAACGTCGTGCTCAGCCGTCGTGCGGTGATCGAGGCCTCCATGGGCGAAGAGCGCGCCAAGCTGCTCGAGACGCTGCAAGAAGGCGCCATCGTGCACGGCGTGGTCAAGAACATCACCGAGTACGGCGCGTTCGTGGATCTGGGCGGCATCGACGGCCTGCTGCACATCACCGACATGGCCTGGCGCCGCGTGCGCCACCCCAGCGAGGTGGTGCAAGTCGGCCAGGAGCTGACGGCCAAGGTATTGAAGTTCGACGCCGAGAAGAACCGCGTTTCGCTGGGCCTCAAGCAGATGGGCGACGACCCCTGGGTCGGCGTCTCGCGCCGCTACCCGGCCGGCACGCGCCTGTTCGGCAAGGTCACCAACATCGCCGACTACGGCGCGTTCGTCGAGATCGAGCCTGGCATCGAAGGCCTGGTGCACGTCTCCGAGATGGACTGGACCAACAAGAACGTCGCCCCCTCCAAGGTGGTGACGCTCGGCGAGGAAGTCGAGGTCATGGTCCTGGAGATCGACGAGGACAAGCGCCGCATCTCCCTGGGCATGAAGCAGTGCAAGCCCAACCCCTGGGAGGAGTTCGCGCAGAACTTCAAGCGCGGCGACCGCGTCAAGGGCCCGATCAAGTCGATCACCGACTTCGGCGTGTTCGTGGGCCTGGCCTCGGGCATCGACGGCCTGGTGCACCTGTCGGATCTGTCCTGGAACGAGCCGGGCGAGTCCGCCGTGCGCAACTACAAGAAGGGCCAGGAAGTCGAAGCCGTGGTGCTGGGCATCGATGTCGAGCGCGAGCGCATCTCGCTGGGCATCAAGCAGCTCGACGCCGATCCGTTCAGCAACTACACGGCCGTCCATGACCGTGGTGCGACGGTGACCGGCACGGTCAAGACGGTGGACGCGCGCGGCGCCGAGATCCAGCTGGCCGACGACGTCACCGGCTACCTGCGTGCCTCCGAGATCTCCCGCGAGCGCGTGGAAGACGCCCGCAACGTGCTGAAGGAAGGCGACCAGGTCACGGCGATGATCATCAACATCGACCGCAAGGCCCGCAGCATCCAGCTGTCGATCAAGGCGAAGGACAACGCCGACCAGCAGGAAGCGCTGCAGCGCCTGTCGGCCGATCGCGAGACGGCCGGCACGACCAGCCTGGGCGCGCTGCTGAAGGCCAAGCTGAGCGGCGACCAGCAGAACAACGGCTGA
- a CDS encoding integration host factor subunit beta, whose translation MTRSDLVNQLAERFGQLTHRDTEFAVKTILDAMSDALARGHRIEIRGFGSFSINRRPPRVGRNPRSGEQVIIPEKLVPHFKPGKALREAVDAHLPVEPDEPSSRKAPAASEATHKATSA comes from the coding sequence ATGACCCGATCCGATCTGGTGAACCAGCTGGCCGAGCGTTTCGGCCAGTTGACCCACCGCGACACCGAGTTCGCGGTCAAGACCATCCTCGACGCGATGTCCGACGCGCTCGCGCGTGGGCATCGCATCGAGATCCGGGGCTTCGGCAGTTTCTCGATCAATCGCCGCCCGCCGCGGGTGGGGCGCAATCCCCGCTCCGGCGAGCAGGTGATCATCCCCGAGAAACTGGTGCCGCACTTCAAGCCTGGCAAGGCCTTGCGCGAGGCGGTCGACGCCCACCTGCCGGTGGAGCCCGACGAGCCTTCATCGCGCAAGGCTCCCGCCGCTTCCGAGGCGACGCACAAGGCCACTTCCGCCTGA
- a CDS encoding LapA family protein translates to MRALVWLFRAFLFFVLFAFALNNQHEVALKWFFGYESRAPMVFVVLAAFALGCVAGALAMLPSWWRHRRAARSHRPAASASTTGETPARGEAAPPPSPEPLMPPRDGL, encoded by the coding sequence ATGCGAGCCCTGGTTTGGCTCTTCCGAGCCTTTCTTTTCTTCGTGCTCTTCGCCTTCGCGCTGAACAACCAGCACGAAGTGGCGCTCAAGTGGTTCTTCGGCTACGAGTCCCGGGCGCCGATGGTGTTCGTCGTGTTGGCGGCGTTTGCGCTCGGCTGTGTGGCCGGTGCGCTCGCCATGCTGCCCAGTTGGTGGCGCCATCGCCGCGCCGCGCGATCGCACCGGCCGGCCGCCTCCGCTTCCACCACGGGCGAAACCCCCGCGCGTGGGGAGGCGGCCCCGCCCCCTTCGCCCGAGCCGCTGATGCCCCCGCGTGATGGACTTTGA
- the lapB gene encoding lipopolysaccharide assembly protein LapB: MDFDFQWLLLGLPVAFALGWLASRIDLRQLQRDERASPRPYFKGLNLLLNEQQDKAIDAFIEAVQQDPDTTDLHFALGNLFRRRGEYERAVRVHEHLLNRGDLPRAERERAQYALAQDFLKAGLFDRAEAAYRALEDTAFRTDAWLALLTLYERSREWDKAIQMAQKLEGAGAGSFASRISHCWCELALDADARGDASAAEEALRRAREAAPQAPRPLVLAGQRLARAGRHAEAVQEWNELLGSNPASFGLVACDYAASAQAAGLAPQARERLRALYERLPSVDLLAALRQLEPQAQARREWLASQLVRQPSVSAAVHLLDETARQAQPLSADEVQALHQVVAQTAKPLQRYRCAACGFEASHYFWQCPGCQSWDSYPPRRLEDD; this comes from the coding sequence ATGGACTTTGACTTCCAATGGTTGCTGCTCGGGCTGCCGGTCGCGTTCGCCCTCGGCTGGCTGGCCTCGCGCATCGACCTGCGCCAGTTGCAGCGTGACGAGCGTGCTTCGCCTCGCCCCTATTTCAAGGGGCTGAACCTGCTGCTCAACGAGCAGCAGGACAAGGCGATCGATGCCTTCATCGAAGCAGTGCAGCAGGACCCGGACACGACCGACCTGCACTTCGCTTTGGGGAACCTGTTTCGTCGGCGCGGAGAGTACGAGCGCGCCGTGCGCGTCCACGAGCACCTGCTCAACCGCGGGGACTTGCCGCGCGCCGAGCGCGAGCGGGCGCAGTACGCGCTGGCGCAGGACTTCCTCAAGGCCGGGCTGTTCGACCGGGCCGAGGCGGCCTATCGCGCGCTGGAGGACACCGCCTTTCGCACCGACGCGTGGCTCGCCCTGCTGACGCTGTACGAACGCTCGCGGGAGTGGGACAAGGCCATTCAGATGGCGCAGAAGCTCGAGGGTGCCGGGGCCGGCTCCTTCGCCAGCCGGATCTCGCACTGCTGGTGCGAGTTGGCGCTGGATGCCGACGCGCGCGGGGACGCCTCGGCCGCCGAGGAGGCACTGCGCCGAGCCCGCGAAGCCGCCCCGCAGGCCCCTCGGCCTCTCGTGTTGGCCGGCCAGCGCCTGGCACGCGCCGGCCGCCATGCCGAGGCGGTGCAGGAGTGGAACGAGCTCCTGGGCAGCAACCCCGCGTCGTTCGGCCTCGTCGCCTGCGATTACGCCGCGAGTGCCCAAGCCGCAGGACTGGCCCCGCAGGCGCGCGAGCGGCTGCGGGCGCTGTACGAGCGGCTGCCGTCGGTGGACCTGCTCGCGGCGTTGCGGCAGCTGGAGCCTCAAGCGCAGGCGCGGCGCGAGTGGCTGGCGTCCCAACTCGTGCGCCAGCCCTCGGTGTCGGCAGCGGTGCACCTGCTGGACGAAACCGCCCGGCAGGCACAACCCCTGTCCGCCGACGAGGTCCAGGCGCTGCACCAGGTCGTCGCTCAGACGGCCAAGCCCTTGCAGCGCTATCGCTGCGCCGCCTGCGGCTTCGAGGCCTCGCACTACTTCTGGCAGTGCCCGGGGTGCCAGAGTTGGGACAGCTATCCCCCGCGCCGGCTCGAAGACGACTGA
- a CDS encoding ComEA family DNA-binding protein — translation MTIFRSAALALMLALPWSLGHTAGAVRVELNRATAVQLAEVKGLGPKLTQRILDERRKGPFRGWDDFIQRVPGIGPASAARLSQAGLRIEGASYALATALKPTAASAQPSANSR, via the coding sequence ATGACCATCTTCCGCAGCGCGGCTCTTGCGCTGATGCTGGCCTTGCCGTGGAGCCTCGGGCACACGGCGGGTGCCGTGCGTGTGGAGTTGAACCGCGCCACGGCAGTGCAGTTGGCCGAGGTCAAGGGGCTGGGGCCCAAGCTGACACAGCGCATCCTGGACGAACGGCGCAAGGGGCCGTTTCGCGGCTGGGACGACTTCATCCAGCGCGTGCCGGGGATCGGGCCGGCCAGCGCCGCCCGGCTGTCGCAGGCGGGGCTCAGGATCGAAGGCGCGAGTTACGCGCTGGCCACCGCCTTGAAGCCCACGGCGGCGTCGGCGCAGCCGTCGGCGAACTCGCGCTGA